The stretch of DNA GGCGGGGGGCGTGCCGGTCCGCGGCCGAATCGACCGCGTCGACCGCTCCCCCGCGGGCGATCTCCTGGTCATCGACTACAAAAGGTCCGCCAGGCGCGGACCGGGGCTCGCCCGCGACCTGGAAGCGGGGCTTTCCCTCGCGCTTCCCCTCTATCTTCTCGCCGCGCGGGAACTCCACGGCGGCCGGCCGGTGGGCGCTTTCCTTCTCGGGCTCGGCGATCCCGTTCGCGGTGGTTTCTACGACACCCGATTCGTCGCCGAGGGGGTCGTCCCGGAGAAGCGCGCCGGGTCGGCTGTACCGATGGAGGGGGAGAGGATGGACGCCCTCCTCGCCGGCGTCCGGGAGAGGACGGCGGAGATCGCCCGCGAGATCGAGAGCGGTGAATTTCCGGTGGAGCCGGCGGATGATCGCACCTGCGAAAGGCTCCACTGTCCCTACCGGGACCTCTGCCGGATCGTGCTCGCCGCTCTGGAGGACGGGGAATGACGAAGCGCGCCGCGGGGAAGGGGATCCGTCTTACCGAGGCGCAAGCGGCGGCGGTGCAAACCGGCGACCGGGACCTCTGGCTCACCGCCGGCGCCGGCTCGGGAAAGACGTCGGTCCTCGCCGAGCGATACCTCCACCTCCACCTCACGCGCGAGGTTCCGATCCGCCGCATCTTGGCGATTACCTTTACGGATAAAGCGGCCGCCGAGATGCGGGAGAGGATCGGCCGCCGTCTCCAGGAAGAGGGGAAGGCGGATTCGGTCCGTGAACTGGCGCACGCGCCCATCTCGACGATCGATTCTTTCTGCCGCCGCCTCCTCACGGAGTACGCCGAGCGGGCCGGCGTCGATCCCGACCTGCGCGTCCTGGACGAAGCGGAAGCGGCGGAGTTGCAGGAGAGAGTCTGGATCGACCTGCTCGATCGGTGGTGGAGGGAGCGGCCCGAGGAGACTCTTCTGCTGTTCCGCGAGCTGGAGTGGTCCGCCGGCGCGGATCATCCCGGCGGCGTCGACCCTTCCCCGCTTTTCGCCCTCGTCCGATCGATCCGCACCGCCGGACGGGATGTGGGGGACGTCCCCTTCGTTCCCGATCCGGAGGAGCTTTTCGGTTCGGCGCGGCGGCGGCTGGCGGAGGCGACGGCGGCGGTTCGCGCGGCGGCCGCCGGTGAGGCGCCGCCCAAGACGAGGGAGAAACTCCGCCGGATCCTGGCGCTGGATGGGCTCGATCCCCTCCGCGATTCGGATTGGGCGGATCGGGTCCGGACCGCCCGGGCCGGCGTCACCCGCGGCGTGGCGAAGAACGCGAAGGAGGCGGTGGGAGCGGCGATCGAAGCGATGGATCATCTCCTCGAAGCGGCGGAGGAGCTGGACCTGGAGCGGCCACGCCTCCTCCTCCGCGAGCTGGCCGTCGATTTTCTGTCCGCCTACTCCGGCGAGAAGAAGGGAGCGGGCGCGGCGGACTTTCTCGATCTCGAAGAGAAGGCGGACCGTCTCCTCGGGAACGAACGGGTCCGGGAAGAGGTGCGCCGGCGTTTCTCCTATCTCCTGCTCGACGAGTGCCAGGACACCAATGAGCTGCAGCTCCGGCTGGTCCGCCGCCTGCGCGGCGCCGGCCGTTTCCTGGCGGTGGGGGACGCCAAACAGTCGATCTACGCGTTCCGGGACGCGGACGTCTCCGCCTTTCTCGACATGGGCGCGTCCCTTCCCCGATCGACCCGGCGCATTCTTTTGGATCAAAACTTTCGCAGTCGTCCCGTCATTCTCCGTTGGGTGAACGCCCTCGTCTCCCGCCTGTGGGAAACGAACCGCGCCATGGGCGTCCCCTACGAGCCTCTCGAACCGGGCCCGCGCGAGGAGTTTCCCCGGAAACGGGAGCCTTCGGTGGAGATCCTGGTCGCGCGTGAGGAATCGATCGGCGCCGCCCGGGAGAGGGAGGCGAGGCTCCTGGCGCGCAGGCTCCGGCGGATTCGCGAGGAGGGGCTCGACGGTCTCGCCTACGGCGACATGGCCGTTCTCTTCCGGAGCACGACCGATATGGCGCTTTACGAGAGGGCGCTCCGGCGGGAGGGGATCCCGGCGTCCATCGCGTCGGGACGCGGTTTCTTCCAGACCCGCGAGGTGACCGATCTTCTCGCCGGTCTCTCACTGGTGGACGATCCTTACGACGATCTCCGTCTCGCCGCCGCCCTTCGTTCCCCCCTCGCCGGCCTGGACGACCGGGACCTGGCGCAGTTGTTGATCGAACGCCCACGCGACGTTTCCCTCTGGGACCGCGCGCGCGACCCTTCGGTGTCGGCCGCGCTTTCCGACGAGGGGCGCGACGCGCTCCGCCGTTTCCTGTCGATTTTGGAGGGACTCCGGGACCGGCGCGGTCTCGAGCCGGCGGACCGCATCCTGCGGGCGCTCGTCGAGGAGACCGGCTACCTGGGCGCGGTCGTCCTGGAGCCGGGCGGTCTTCGAATGCGCGCGAATCTGCGCAAGCTGTTCGCCATCGCGCGGTCGTTGGAGGAGCGGGGGGAGCTTTCCCTCCACGATGGTCTTCGCGCGCTGGAGCGTTATCGGTCGACCCGGATCCGGGAGAGGGAATCGGCTGTGGATGAAGAGAGGGACGCGGTCCGCCTTCTCACCATCCACGGCGCGAAAGGGATGGAGTTCCC from Candidatus Eisenbacteria bacterium encodes:
- a CDS encoding UvrD-helicase domain-containing protein; amino-acid sequence: MTKRAAGKGIRLTEAQAAAVQTGDRDLWLTAGAGSGKTSVLAERYLHLHLTREVPIRRILAITFTDKAAAEMRERIGRRLQEEGKADSVRELAHAPISTIDSFCRRLLTEYAERAGVDPDLRVLDEAEAAELQERVWIDLLDRWWRERPEETLLLFRELEWSAGADHPGGVDPSPLFALVRSIRTAGRDVGDVPFVPDPEELFGSARRRLAEATAAVRAAAAGEAPPKTREKLRRILALDGLDPLRDSDWADRVRTARAGVTRGVAKNAKEAVGAAIEAMDHLLEAAEELDLERPRLLLRELAVDFLSAYSGEKKGAGAADFLDLEEKADRLLGNERVREEVRRRFSYLLLDECQDTNELQLRLVRRLRGAGRFLAVGDAKQSIYAFRDADVSAFLDMGASLPRSTRRILLDQNFRSRPVILRWVNALVSRLWETNRAMGVPYEPLEPGPREEFPRKREPSVEILVAREESIGAAREREARLLARRLRRIREEGLDGLAYGDMAVLFRSTTDMALYERALRREGIPASIASGRGFFQTREVTDLLAGLSLVDDPYDDLRLAAALRSPLAGLDDRDLAQLLIERPRDVSLWDRARDPSVSAALSDEGRDALRRFLSILEGLRDRRGLEPADRILRALVEETGYLGAVVLEPGGLRMRANLRKLFAIARSLEERGELSLHDGLRALERYRSTRIRERESAVDEERDAVRLLTIHGAKGMEFPLVAVADLGRPPRGGESPLLFHKNRGIGVRRRSGGRVPYIYARIVEELKVLAEAEDVRLLYVALTRAERHLILSGGVGNRMTGWLARIDDVIGLPEATGGHDWEGIRFRVIGGEEEGEDRSVPVVPPRAVLRSPERFAGDADPEATKRVLRRLASKPPPPDPDPAGRTVTGVHDFLECPRRFRLARLFPVHPVREGGGGPSLGTRFHRAVESRVLGLPASAAGEENGEGELVDGWMEKLVADPRIGPLLEPGRAGAEVSFAAIVGGRPLRGAIDLLARTPEGWVIVDYKTDRAAPREIEERYRISLQMYAAAVRAAGGEEERVETWIWAARVGRGLAIAEDGDAVRDALDRYDRAEREGDYPARRNESCRYCLYRRGCPEHPTA